In Solanum pennellii chromosome 3, SPENNV200, a single window of DNA contains:
- the LOC114076513 gene encoding LOW QUALITY PROTEIN: uncharacterized protein LOC114076513 (The sequence of the model RefSeq protein was modified relative to this genomic sequence to represent the inferred CDS: substituted 2 bases at 2 genomic stop codons), whose amino-acid sequence MARNRTSASGGQDPIPAPSSGNTVRGRGRRRARGRGRGRVAAPVDVQVPVATQGRDRTVPPDAEVIHGDVQDRVEGDGPAQAPTSTIVPPVLQDTLARMLGILEGMAQAGALPVTSDGSQTRVGGQTPDPIVAPDSQTPRTQPAAAVAPRLDSMEFPDMTSHLVNRPSMTIDEQKMFGRFRLMNPPTYTGDLAEDAYEFIVSCHERLHNLGLVESHGVDYTAFQMTGSAKQWWRDYISSRPAGSHPLSWTEFTQVFLSKFVPRSERERKRAEFEGLQQNGMSVAEYEGKFHALARHASMILPTEAERVRRFVKGLIIPIRLGVSQVAASGVPFQKVVDAAKELEMIRREGFEQREGKRTRYSGDYGGAPPRSRGYLGRGYHPQSSRPIHAAIPASEAGYAGHNSSSSVHTSQGSSSRPVVRGGHSGHSGSSHQPASRRGCFECGDMGHFVRDCPRTRRGGLHQGSQASTSRAAQPPARGGAQNGRGGSHSGRGGSPSGRGGGRGGSQSDGGRSHCYAFPGRPEAEASDAVITGIIPVCHRPATVLFDPGSTYSYVSTYFAPSLDILCESLDLPIRVSTPVGDSVVVDQVYRLCTVTLMGYDTHADLKVLEMIDFDVILGMDWLSSYHAILNCHAKTITLAMPGIPIVEWRGTLSHPSKGVISFLKARQLVQRGCLAYLAHIRDTSIETPMLESIPVVSEFSEVFPTDLPGLPPDRDIDFCIDVEPGTRPISIPPYRIAPAELKELKEQLQDLLSKGFIRPSVSPWGAPVLFVKKKDGSMRMCIDYRQLNKVTIRNKYPIPRIDDLFDQLQGASVFSKIDLRSGYHQLKVRAEDIPKTAFRTRYGHYEFLVMSFGLTNAPAAFMDLMNGVFRPYLDSFVIVFIDDILIYSRTKEEHEHHLRIVLGILKEKKLYAKFSKCEFWLSSVAFLGHVVSKEGIMVDPKKIEAVRDWVRPTSVTEIRSFLGLAGYYRRFVEGFSSIASPLTRLTQKEVTFQWSDECEVSFQKLKTLLTTAPILTLPVEGEGFVVYCDASRVGLGCVLMQKGRVIAYASRQLKVHEKNYPIHDLELAAVVFALKIWRHYLYGVHCEVFTDHRSLQYIFNQRDLNLRQRRWLELLKDYDMTILYHPGKANVVADALSRKAVSMGSLAMLQVGERPLARDVQSLANSFVRLDISESGKVLAYIEARSSLLERIRAQQFDDGDLCKIRDKVLKGEAKAAILDSEGVLRIKGRICVPRTGDLTRLIMEEAHSXRYSIHPGATKMYRDLKQHYWWCRMKRDIVDFVSHCLNCQQVKYEHQKPGGVTQRMPIPEWKWEGIAMDFVVGLPCTLGKFDVIWVIVDRMTKSAHFVPVQTTYNSEKLAKIYIREIVRLHGVPISIISDRGTQFTSHFWQSMXKELGTRVDLSTTFHPQTDGQSERTIQVLEDMLRACVIDFGGQWDQRCQSPIGWFDAFEVRPWGTDLLRESLDKVKLIQDRLLMAQSRQKSYADRKVRDLEFMVGERGLLKGCESREGGFYHFNNKPFIVKAWTTDMEFTRDELTVPILVKLPGLDFKYWSSNGPSKIGCLVGKPLMVDQHTEKKVGLNFARPLIEVQMDVETWFRNEKGKLIEQRVLYAGSLPFVYTAKNGHNEGEC is encoded by the exons ATGGCGAGGAATCGTACATCGGCAAGTGGTGGTCAGGATCCTATTCCTGCGCCTTCTTCTGGGAACACTGTCCGAGGTAGAGGTAGGAGACGAGCTCGAGGTCGGGGTAGGGGCCGTGTTGCAGCACCTGTGGATGTTCAAGTACCAGTAGCTACCCAGGGTCGTGATAGGACCGTACCTCCTGATGCAGAGGTTATTCATGGGGATGTGCAAGATCGTGTCGAGGGGGATGGGCCAGCTCAGGCTCCAACCAGTACTATTGTCCCCCCAGTGCTTCAAGATACCTTGGCTCGTATGTTAGGAATCCTAGAGGGGATGGCCCAGGCAGGAGCTTTGCCTGTCACTTCTGATGGCTCACAGACCCGTGTTGGAGGTCAAACTCCAGATCCGATAGTTGCTCCAGATTCTCAGACTCCCAGGACTCAGCCAGCTGCCGCTGTAGCTCCTCGTTTGGATAGTATGGAGTTTCCAGATATGACATCACATTTGGTGAACAGGCCTTCTATGACTATTGATGAGCAAAAGATGTTTGGGAGGTTCAGactaatgaatcctcctacttataCTGGTGACTTAGCTGAGGATGCATATGAGTTTATAGTTAGTTGTCATGAGAGGTTGCATAATCTTGGATTAGTGGAGTCTCATGGAGTTGACTACACAGCGTTTCAGATGACTGGCTCTGCTAAGCAGTGGTGGAGGGATTATATTAGTAGTAGGCCAGCTGGATCTCATCCACTATCCTGGACTGAGTTTACTCAGGTATTTCTATCCAAATTTGTTCCACGCAGTGAGAGGGAGCGCAAGAGGGCCGAGTTTGAGGGTTTGCAGCAAAATGGTATGTCAGTTGCAGAGTATGAGGGTAAATTTCATGCCTTGGCTAGGCATGCTTCGATGATACTTCCCACAGAGGCTGAGAGAGTGAGGAGGTTTGTTAAGGGGCTGATTATTCCAATTCGTCTAGGAGTTTCTCAGGTTGCTGCTTCTGGTGTTCCATTCCAGAAAGTGGTAGATGCTGCTAAGGAGTTGGAGATGATTCGACGTGAGGGATTTGAGCAGCGAGAGGGCAAGAGGACTCGTTATTCAGGTGATTATGGTGGTGCTCCGCCTAGGAGTCGGGGTTACTTGGGCAGAGGTTATCACCCTCAGTCCAGCAGACCCATTCATGCTGCTATACCAGCGTCTGAGGCTGGTTACGCTGGGCATAACTCTTCGAGCTCGGTACATACTTCGCAGGGTTCATCTTCTAGACCTGTAGTTCGTGGAGGGCATTCTGGTCATTCAGGTTCCTCTCATCAGCCTGCGTCTCGTAGGGGTTGCTTCGAGTGTGGTGATATGGGACACTTTGTGAGAGACTGCCCTAGGACCAGACGTGGTGGCTTACATCAGGGTTCTCAGGCTTCGACTTCCAGGGCTGCACAACCTCCAGCTAGGGGTGGTGCACAGAATGGTAGAGGTGGTTCTCATTCAGGTAGAGGTGGTTCTCCTTCTGGTCGAGGTGGTGGTCGTGGAGGTTCACAATCTGATGGAGGTCGTTCTCACTGTTATGCTTTTCCAGGTAGGCCAGAGGCTGAAGcctcagatgctgttatcacaggtattaTTCCGGTTTGTCATCGACCAGctactgtattatttgatccaggctctacttattcttatgtgtccACATATTTTGCTCCTAGTCTGGATATATTGtgtgagtctcttgatttgCCGATACGTGTTTCTACTCCTGTCGGGGATTCTGTAGTTGTAGATCAAGTGTATCGTTTATGTACTGTTACTTTGATGGGGTATGACACTCATGCAGATTTAAAGGTCTTAGAaatgatagattttgatgtgattcttggtatggattggttatctTCTTACCACGCAATTTTAAATTGTCATGCCAAGACCATCACTTTAGCTATGCCTGGAATTCCTATAGTAGAATGGAGAGGTACTCTTAGTCATCCTTCTAAGGGTGTGATATCATTCCTTAAGGCTCGTCAGTTGGTACAGAGAGGATGTTTGGCTTACTTGGCCCACATTCGAGATACTAGTATTGAGACTCCTATGCTTGAGTCTATTCCAGTGGTGAGTGAATTTTCAGAGGTATTCCCGACCGATTTGCCAGGTCTTCCACCAGAtcgtgatattgatttttgtattgatgtggAGCCAGGCACTCGGcctatttccattcctccttatcgtatagcaccggctgaattgaaagagttgaaggagcaGTTGCAGGATTTGTTGagcaaaggttttattagaccaagtgtatctccttggggtgctccagtgttatttgtgaagaagaaagatggatctatgcgtatgtgtattgactatcggcagttgaacaaggtaaccatcAGAAATAAGTATCCGATACCtcgtattgatgatttatttgatcagttgcagggtgcttcagttttctccaaaattgacttgagatctgGCTATCATCAGCTGAAGGTTAGGGCGGAGGATATCCCTAAGACGGCTTTTCGAACacgttatggtcattacgagtttttGGTGATGTCTTTCGGACTGACTAATGCCCCAGCAGCttttatggacttgatgaatgGAGTGTTCAGACCGTATTTAGATtcctttgttattgtcttcatagatgatatattgatatactcaCGCACTAAGGAGGAACATgagcatcatttgaggattgttcttgggattctaaaggagaagaagctttatgcaaagttttcaaagtgtgagttttggcttagttCGGTAGCATTCTTGGGACATGtagtgtccaaggagggtatcaTGGTGGATCCTAAGAAGATTGAGGCGGTTAGAGATTGGGTCAGACCTACTTCAGTTACTGAGATTCGGAGTTTCTTGGGCCTTGCAGGTTATTATCGACGGTTTGTTGAGGGTTtctcatccattgcatctccattaactagattgacaCAGAAGGAGGTGACTTTTCAGTGGTCTGACGAATGTGAGGTTAGTttccaaaagctcaagactttattGACTACTGCTCCGATTTTGACCCTACCCGTGGAGGGAGAGGGTTTTGtcgtatattgtgatgcttctcgggttggtcttggttgtgtgttgatgcagaagggaagggtgatagcttatgcttcgaggcagttaaaggttcatgagaagaactaccctattcatgatttagagttggcggctgttgtgtttgcattaaagatttggaggcattatctttatggtgtgcaTTGTGAGGTGTtcacggatcatcgtagcctccAGTATATATTCAATCAGAGGGATctaaatttgaggcagaggagatggttggagttgcTCAAAGACTACGATATGACTATTCTTTATCACCCAGGCAAAgcaaatgttgtagcagatgccTTGAGTCGGAAGGCGGTAAGTATGGGTAGCCTAGCCATGTTACAGGTTGGCGAGCGTCCTTTAGCTAGGGATGTCCAATCCCTGGCCAATAGCTTTGTGAGACTTGATATTTCAGAATCTGGTAAGGTATTGGCTTATATAGAGGCTAGGTCATCCTTGTTGGAGCGGATTCGAGctcaacagtttgatgatggtgATTTATGTAAGATTAGGGACAAGGTTTTAAAAGGAGAAGCCAAGGCTGCAATTCTTGATAGTGAGggagttttgaggattaagggtcGTATATGTGTTCCTCGTACAGGGGATTTGACCAGATTGATcatggaggaggctcatagttagaggtactctattcatccgggggctactaagatgtatcgtgacttgaagcaacattattggtggtgtcgtatgaagagggacatagtagATTTTGTATCCCACTGTctgaattgtcagcaagtgaagtatgaacaccaaaagCCTGGAGGTGTGACACAGAGGATGCCTATACCTGAGTGGAAGTGGGAGGGTATtgctatggactttgtggtaggaTTGCCATGTACTTTGGGTAAGTTTGATGTTATATGGGTCATTGTGGATCGAatgactaagtctgcacactttgtaCCAGTTCAGACGACCTATAAttcagagaagttagccaaaatCTATATTCGAGAGATAGTTcgtttgcatggggttcctatttctattatttcagatCGTGGCACTCAATTTACATCTCATTTCTGGCAGTCTATGTAGAAAGAGTTGGGCACTCGGGTGGATCTTAGTACAacctttcaccctcagactgatggtcaATCTGAACGGACTATTCAGGTTCTCGAGGATATGTTGCGggcatgtgtgattgactttggtGGTCAGTGGGACCA gagatgtcaATCTCCAATTGgctggtttgatgcatttgaggttagaccatGGGGTACAGATTTGTTGAGGGAGTCCTTGGACAAGGTCAAGTTGATCCAAGATAGACTTCTCATGGCTCAGAGCAGGCAAAAGAGTTACGCAGATAGGAAGGTTCGTGATTTGgagtttatggttggagagAGGGGTCTActtaag